The Mycolicibacterium aurum genome segment TCGATGAGCAACTGCTCCGCCGGGCCGGCCGCACGCCCGTACGGCCGGGGCCAGTGCGGGGCCAGCAGACCGGTCTCGGCGAACGCGATCTGTCGCCGGCTCTCCGGGGCCGAACTGATCTCGCGGACGGCGGCTGTGATGTCGGGCCGCAGATCGGCAACCGACGCCAGGTCGATGTGCAGCTCCCTACGCACCCCCCGCAGGGTCAGTGCCGCCACCCGGCGCAGCCAGTCCGAATGACCCCCCAGGAACTGCGCGATGCCGTACGCCCGCCGCAGGTAGAGGTGCGCATCGTGTTCCCACGTGATGCCGATTCCGCCGAGCACCTGGATGCAGTCTTTCGCGTTGGCCTTGGCAGCCTCGATGCCCACCGACGCCGCCAACGCTGCCGCGATCGAGAGCTGGGAGTCGTCGGCATCGGGATCTGACGCTGCGCGCGCGGCGTCGTCGGCGGCGACCGAGGCCTGCTCGGAGCGCAGCAGCATCTCCGCGCACATGTGCTTGATGGCTTGGAAGCTGCCGATCGGCTTGCCGAACTGTTCGCGGACCTTCGCGTAGTCGGTGGCGGTCTGCAGCAACCACCGCGCCATGCCCGCCGCTTCGGCGGCCAGCAGTGTCGCGGCCAGGTCGACGACGCGCTGCGCGGACACCTCCAGCACCTCGGCGGCGGCGGCGTCGAGCGTCACCCGAGCGAGTGGCCGGGAGAAGTCGGTGGCTCTCAGCGGTTCGACCGTGACGCCGTCGGCTGTGCCGTCGACCAGCACCCAGCGCTCGCCTGCCGGTAACAGCAGCACGCCCTCGGCGTCGGCGCCGAGCACGAACGGCGCATTTCCCGATACCCGGCCGTCGGCGTAGTCCACGTCCGCGGCGAGCGAGATACCTGCGGTGCGCTCGCCGGTCGCGAGCGCTTCCAGCAGTTCGGGGTGCGAACCGGACAGCACCAGGGTGGCCAGCGCGGTCGTGGCCACCGGCCCGGGCACCAGGGCGGCGGCCGCCTCGTCGATCATCGCCGCAAGGTCGGAGACGGTGCCGTCGGCTCCGCCGTGCTCCTCGGGCAGCGCCACGCCGAAGATCCCTAGTTCGGCCAGCCGACCGTAGGGCGCACGCCAGGCGTCGGCGTCGCCCTGCTCGACGTCGCGCGCCGCCTCCCGGCATCCGGACCCTGCGGCCCAGCTCCGGACCAGTTCGCGCGCCGCCGACTGCTCGTCGGTGGTCAGAGCCGTGGCATTCGAGGTTCCAGCTGACACCGGGACTCCTAGCGTTTGGGCGAGAAGACGGTGCTTCCCACTAGAACGTGTTCTAATAGTGCCAGCGTCCGACCGTCAAGTCGACCGCCATTACAGCAGGCACGCCGGGGTCTCCCCGACACGGAGGGGAGAATTTCGTGTCCGGCATGCGTATCGTTTTCACCGAGAACGCATCACGAAGGAGCCACCTACCGAATGTCCGGGACCTCTGAGTTGTCAGCTGAGAAGCCGCAGCCGTCAGCTCGCGCCGCGACCAGCCCCGGGGTTGAGTCGCGTCCCCGGCGGGTGATGAACGTGGCGGTCCTTGCCGAATCGGAGCTGGGATCCGAGGCTCAGCGGGAACGGCGCAAGCGCATCCTGGACGCCACGTTGGCGATCGCGTCGAAGGGCGGCTACGAAGCCGTCCAGATGCGGGCCGTGGCCGAACGTGCCGACGTCGCGGTCGGCACCCTGTACCGGTACTTCCCCTCCAAGGTCCACCTGCTGGTGTCCGCGCTGGGCCGGGAGTTCGAGCGTATCGACGCCAAGACCGACCGGGCGGCGCTCTCCGCGGGCGCCACCGCGTATCAGCGGCTCAACATCATGGTCGGCAAGCTCAACCGGGCCATGCAGCGGAATCCGCTGCTCACCGAGGCGATGACGCGGGCGTTCGTGTTCGCCGACGCGTCGGCCGCCGGCGAGGTCGACCACGTGGGCAAGCTGATGGACTCGATGTTCGCCAGGGCGATGAGCGAAGGCGAACCCACCGAGGACCAGTACCACATCGCCCGCGTGATCTCCGACGTGTGGCTATCCAACCTGCTGGCCTGGCTCACCCGCCGCGCCTCGGCCACCGACGTCAGCAAGCGGCTGGACCTGGCCGTGCGTCTGCTCATCGGAGACGGCGACCAGCCTAAGATCTAGGCCGTGAGCCTCCCGCCCGAGTTGTCGCAGGCCCTCGACGCCGTAGCAGCAACCCCGCGACTGCTGGTCACCTCCGATTTCGACGGCACACTCGCGCCGATCGTGAACAATCCTGCCGACGCGCGGCCGCTGCCCGAGGCGGGGGACGCACTGGTCGCCCTCGCCGGACTGCCGTCCACCACGACGGCGCTGATCTCGGGACGCGCATTGGCGACGCTTCGCGAGTTGTCCGCGTTGCCCGCGGCGGTGCAGCTGGTGGGCAGCCACGGCGCCGAGTTCGCTTCGGGGTTCGCCCACCACATCGACCGCGACCTGCTGCAGCGGATCACCGACAGGCTGGCCGCCATCGCCGAGGGGAAGCCGGGCGTGACCGTCGAGACGAAACCCGCAAGCGTGGCACTGCACGTGCGCAACGCGGGACCTGCCGACGGCGAGGCCGCCCTGGCCGCCGCGTGGGATGCCGCGGCCGGGTGGGACGCACATGTGACGACCGGCAAGGCGGTTCTGGAGTTCGCGGTGATCTCCACCGACAAGGGTGAGGCTGTTGACATCCTGCGCCGCGAACACGATGCGTCGGCAGTGGTCTTCTTCGGCGACGACGTCACCGACGAGAAGGCTTTCGTCCGGCTGGGCGGCTCCGACGTCGGGGTGAAAGTCGGCCCCGGCGAGACGGCCGCGACCTACCGCATCGATTCCCCCGAGGATGTCGCGGAGGCGCTGCAGTATCTCGCCGATGCCAGGACACGCGCCGGACTTGCCTGATCGGCAATTGTGTTTGCGCCCCTGGCGGCGCCGAATCACGCTGTGGTCATGACTGATTCATCGAATCCCGGGGTCGCCCTCGCCGAAGAATGGGACCAGCGCTACACCACCT includes the following:
- the otsB gene encoding trehalose-phosphatase, coding for MSLPPELSQALDAVAATPRLLVTSDFDGTLAPIVNNPADARPLPEAGDALVALAGLPSTTTALISGRALATLRELSALPAAVQLVGSHGAEFASGFAHHIDRDLLQRITDRLAAIAEGKPGVTVETKPASVALHVRNAGPADGEAALAAAWDAAAGWDAHVTTGKAVLEFAVISTDKGEAVDILRREHDASAVVFFGDDVTDEKAFVRLGGSDVGVKVGPGETAATYRIDSPEDVAEALQYLADARTRAGLA
- the kstR gene encoding cholesterol catabolism transcriptional regulator KstR, producing MNVAVLAESELGSEAQRERRKRILDATLAIASKGGYEAVQMRAVAERADVAVGTLYRYFPSKVHLLVSALGREFERIDAKTDRAALSAGATAYQRLNIMVGKLNRAMQRNPLLTEAMTRAFVFADASAAGEVDHVGKLMDSMFARAMSEGEPTEDQYHIARVISDVWLSNLLAWLTRRASATDVSKRLDLAVRLLIGDGDQPKI
- a CDS encoding acyl-CoA dehydrogenase; protein product: MSAGTSNATALTTDEQSAARELVRSWAAGSGCREAARDVEQGDADAWRAPYGRLAELGIFGVALPEEHGGADGTVSDLAAMIDEAAAALVPGPVATTALATLVLSGSHPELLEALATGERTAGISLAADVDYADGRVSGNAPFVLGADAEGVLLLPAGERWVLVDGTADGVTVEPLRATDFSRPLARVTLDAAAAEVLEVSAQRVVDLAATLLAAEAAGMARWLLQTATDYAKVREQFGKPIGSFQAIKHMCAEMLLRSEQASVAADDAARAASDPDADDSQLSIAAALAASVGIEAAKANAKDCIQVLGGIGITWEHDAHLYLRRAYGIAQFLGGHSDWLRRVAALTLRGVRRELHIDLASVADLRPDITAAVREISSAPESRRQIAFAETGLLAPHWPRPYGRAAGPAEQLLIDQELAAAGLVRPDLVIGWWAVPTILEHGSPEQVEQFVPPTLRGELTWCQLFSEPGAGSDLAALRMKAVRAEGGWKLTGQKVWTSAAQKAHWGVCLARTDADVPKHKGITYFLVDMKAPGIVIRPLREITGDELFNEVFFDDVFVPDEMVVGEVNEGWRLARTTLANERVAMAQGTALGNPMEELLRVVSELEVDGALQDRLGHLIGVAQVGSLLDQRIAQLAVEGQDPGSQASARKLIGVRYRQALAEFRMDLCEGAGVIENPQVHDFLNTRCLTIAGGTEQILLTMAGERLLGLPR